In a genomic window of Candidatus Competibacteraceae bacterium:
- a CDS encoding NUDIX hydrolase → MKFCSQCGASVTLRVPVGDNLPRYVCDACDTIHYLNPKVVAGCILEWQDRVLLCRRAIEPRYGLWTLPAGFMENGESTLAAAAREALEEAHAEGENLRLYGVYSLLHVSQVYLIFQGRLKDGYACPGEESLEVRLYAEAEIPWDQIAFTVVHEALRQYFSERRTGQFHHHLGDIIREADQRFRLHRYY, encoded by the coding sequence ATGAAATTTTGCAGCCAATGCGGCGCCTCGGTGACCTTGCGTGTTCCGGTGGGTGATAACCTGCCCCGCTATGTCTGCGACGCTTGCGATACCATTCATTATCTGAACCCTAAAGTCGTGGCGGGTTGCATTCTGGAATGGCAGGATCGGGTGTTGTTGTGCCGGCGGGCCATCGAACCGCGTTATGGCCTGTGGACCTTGCCGGCCGGCTTCATGGAAAACGGTGAATCGACGTTGGCGGCGGCGGCGCGCGAGGCGCTGGAGGAAGCCCATGCCGAAGGTGAAAACCTCCGCCTGTATGGGGTGTACTCGCTCTTGCATGTCAGTCAGGTCTATTTGATATTTCAAGGCCGGCTTAAGGACGGTTACGCCTGTCCGGGCGAGGAAAGCCTGGAGGTGCGGCTTTACGCCGAGGCTGAGATTCCCTGGGATCAAATCGCCTTCACCGTGGTTCACGAGGCGCTACGCCAGTATTTTTCCGAACGTCGGACCGGCCAGTTTCATCACCATCTCGGCGACATCATCCGCGAGGCGGACCAGCGGTTTCGGCTCCATCGCTACTATTGA
- a CDS encoding discoidin domain-containing protein, with product MLPFTIRAAPADAPTTPAATAADPIEERKTLLLDDFKDLSGWSAVTSAGARLEIAQDIGRNGGRAMRLDFEASDGASWIIARKTFKRRMPDNYVFHAFIRGETPPVDFEFKLVDPQQNVWWYKQREQTFAGDWQPLTVKKRHLNLAWGPGGALEEVTAIELAIVPGALGKKGSVWIDSLSLEEREPARAYIKNPKISASTTAEGHPAQGILEPDQITNGWRSGALAEDQWLQLDFLTSREYGGLIIDWHPEDYALDYQVQASDDGDSWWPIYTVRDGNGRRDYLYLPDAESRYLRLNLQRSSRGRGYGIQRIQVQSYEFSTSLNTFFETVARDTQRGLYPRYFQGEQSYWTVLGVSGDSKEALISQDGALEVDKGGFSIEPFVLADGRLLTWADVNAVQELSDGYLPIPTVRWEHDQIGLTITAFASGKPGQSDLHARYRIENRSDRNRHLTLFLTVRPFQVNPPWQSLNMTGGISPIRRLEYADRTIWVNGRAKAVLVLTAPDRFGAAAFDQGSLADFLLADRLPERTATEDPLGYASGVLEYGWNIEPGAAREVFLRVPFHGVQPGSGALASNDADAAALETQLLEQARRDWEARLDRVKLELPPAAQKLADAIKSNLAYILINRNGPAIQPGSRTYARSWIRDGALTSAALLGMGYTDEVRQFLLWFTPYQQPDGKVPCCVDQRGADPVPEHDSHGQLIYAIMEYYRYTRDVGFLREMWPFVVKAVGYIDSLRQQRLTDQYRTDPASVPYWGLVPESISHEGYSSHPRHSYWDNFFILRGLKDAAAIAVILGEDEPAQRFATLRDAFRKDLYASIRATLKTHQIDFIPGAVELGDFDPTSTTVAVDPGGELGRLPQPALDRTFERYFDLFRRRRDGEDDWQAYTPYELRTVGTLVRLGFRDKAQEALAFFLEGQRPAAWNHWAEVVWHDPKAPRFIGDMPHTWVGSDFIRAARSLFVYEREADQALVIGAGIPAAWATSPEGVTVKRMPTWHGTLNYRMMMDGPDRLRVQLSGDITVPPGRIILSSPLDRPLHGVKVNNRAVETFTETTVTVDQFPAEVELYYGAQATAAP from the coding sequence ATGCTGCCTTTCACGATTCGAGCCGCTCCAGCCGACGCTCCCACGACGCCCGCGGCCACCGCCGCCGACCCGATTGAAGAACGCAAAACCCTCCTGCTGGACGATTTCAAGGATTTGAGCGGTTGGAGCGCCGTCACCTCCGCTGGCGCCCGGCTCGAAATCGCTCAGGATATCGGCCGCAACGGCGGGCGGGCCATGCGTTTGGACTTCGAAGCCTCGGACGGCGCCAGTTGGATCATCGCCCGCAAGACCTTCAAGCGGCGCATGCCCGACAATTACGTTTTCCATGCCTTCATACGAGGCGAAACGCCGCCCGTGGATTTTGAATTCAAGCTGGTGGACCCCCAACAAAATGTCTGGTGGTACAAACAACGCGAACAGACCTTTGCCGGCGACTGGCAACCCCTGACCGTCAAGAAGCGCCACCTCAATCTGGCGTGGGGTCCGGGCGGCGCTCTGGAAGAAGTGACGGCCATCGAATTGGCCATCGTACCGGGCGCGCTCGGTAAAAAAGGTTCGGTGTGGATCGACTCGCTGTCCCTGGAAGAACGCGAGCCCGCGCGAGCTTACATTAAAAATCCCAAGATCAGCGCCTCGACGACCGCCGAGGGTCACCCGGCGCAGGGCATTTTGGAACCCGATCAGATCACCAACGGTTGGCGCAGCGGCGCGCTGGCCGAGGATCAATGGTTGCAGTTGGATTTTCTGACCTCCCGCGAGTACGGCGGTCTGATCATCGACTGGCACCCGGAGGATTACGCGCTCGACTATCAGGTGCAAGCCTCCGATGACGGCGATAGCTGGTGGCCGATCTACACCGTGCGCGACGGCAACGGACGGCGGGATTATCTGTATCTGCCCGACGCCGAATCGCGCTATCTGCGGTTAAACCTGCAACGCAGCAGCCGGGGCCGCGGTTACGGTATCCAGCGCATTCAGGTCCAATCCTACGAGTTTTCCACCTCGCTCAACACTTTCTTTGAAACCGTGGCTCGCGACACCCAGCGCGGCCTTTATCCCCGTTATTTTCAGGGCGAGCAGTCCTACTGGACGGTGCTCGGCGTCAGCGGCGACAGCAAGGAAGCACTGATCAGCCAGGACGGCGCGCTGGAGGTCGACAAAGGCGGCTTCAGCATCGAACCGTTCGTGTTGGCCGACGGCCGGCTGCTCACCTGGGCCGACGTGAACGCCGTGCAGGAACTGAGCGACGGTTACCTCCCCATTCCCACCGTGCGCTGGGAACACGACCAGATCGGCCTTACGATCACCGCATTCGCCAGCGGCAAACCCGGCCAATCGGACTTGCACGCCCGGTATCGGATCGAAAACCGCAGCGATCGAAACCGGCATCTGACCTTGTTCCTGACCGTGCGGCCGTTTCAAGTCAACCCCCCCTGGCAGTCGCTGAACATGACCGGCGGCATCTCACCGATCCGGCGGCTGGAATATGCCGATCGCACTATTTGGGTCAATGGCCGCGCCAAGGCGGTGCTGGTCTTGACCGCCCCGGACCGGTTCGGCGCCGCCGCCTTCGATCAAGGCTCGCTCGCCGATTTTCTGCTGGCGGACCGCTTGCCCGAGCGGACCGCAACGGAAGACCCGCTCGGCTATGCTTCCGGGGTGCTGGAATACGGCTGGAACATCGAACCGGGCGCGGCGCGCGAGGTGTTTTTGCGCGTCCCCTTTCACGGCGTTCAACCCGGCAGCGGCGCGCTAGCGTCCAACGACGCCGATGCCGCCGCGCTGGAAACCCAATTGCTGGAACAGGCCCGACGCGATTGGGAAGCGCGCCTGGATCGGGTCAAGCTGGAACTGCCGCCCGCCGCTCAAAAACTAGCTGACGCCATCAAAAGCAATCTGGCCTATATCCTGATCAACCGCAACGGCCCGGCGATCCAACCCGGTTCGCGGACGTACGCCCGTTCCTGGATCCGCGACGGCGCGTTGACCTCGGCGGCCCTGCTCGGCATGGGCTACACCGACGAGGTCCGGCAATTTCTGCTGTGGTTCACGCCCTACCAACAACCCGACGGCAAAGTGCCCTGCTGCGTGGACCAGCGCGGCGCCGATCCGGTCCCCGAGCACGACAGCCACGGCCAGTTGATCTACGCGATCATGGAGTATTACCGCTACACCCGCGATGTCGGCTTCCTGCGCGAAATGTGGCCTTTCGTGGTCAAGGCGGTCGGCTACATCGATTCCCTGCGCCAGCAGCGGTTGACGGATCAGTACCGAACCGACCCGGCGAGCGTCCCTTATTGGGGGCTGGTGCCAGAGTCCATCAGCCACGAAGGCTACTCCAGCCACCCGCGTCATTCCTATTGGGACAACTTTTTCATCCTGCGCGGCCTGAAAGACGCCGCCGCCATTGCGGTCATCCTGGGGGAGGACGAGCCGGCGCAACGCTTCGCGACGTTGCGCGACGCCTTTCGCAAGGATTTGTACGCCTCGATTCGCGCCACCCTGAAAACCCATCAGATCGATTTCATTCCCGGCGCGGTCGAATTGGGCGACTTCGATCCCACCTCGACCACCGTCGCGGTCGATCCGGGCGGCGAGCTGGGCCGCTTGCCGCAGCCGGCGCTGGATCGAACCTTCGAACGCTATTTCGACCTGTTCCGCCGTCGGCGCGACGGCGAGGACGACTGGCAGGCCTACACCCCCTACGAACTGCGCACCGTCGGCACCTTAGTCCGGTTGGGGTTTCGCGACAAGGCGCAGGAAGCGTTGGCATTCTTTCTGGAGGGCCAGCGGCCGGCGGCCTGGAATCATTGGGCCGAAGTGGTCTGGCACGATCCCAAGGCGCCGCGCTTCATCGGCGACATGCCGCACACCTGGGTCGGTTCCGATTTCATCCGGGCGGCGCGCAGCTTGTTCGTTTACGAACGCGAAGCCGATCAAGCTCTGGTGATCGGGGCCGGCATCCCCGCCGCCTGGGCGACCAGCCCGGAAGGGGTCACGGTCAAGCGGATGCCCACCTGGCACGGCACCCTCAATTATCGGATGATGATGGACGGACCCGACCGCTTGCGGGTGCAATTATCGGGCGATATCACCGTGCCGCCGGGCCGCATCATCCTGTCTTCACCGCTCGACCGACCCCTGCACGGCGTGAAGGTCAACAACCGCGCGGTGGAAACCTTCACCGAAACGACCGTGACCGTGGATCAATTTCCAGCCGAGGTCGAGTTGTACTACGGCGCGCAAGCGACGGCCGCTCCCTGA
- a CDS encoding 3-phosphoglycerate dehydrogenase — MYKILTLNSISVSGLERLPRDRYEIASEIQHPDAVLLRSFAMHEWPIPASLKAVGRAGAGVNNIPVPQMTAKGICVFNAPGANANAVKELVLAGMLLAARNICPAWDYTRKLQGSDAELSKQVEAGKKNFVGIELPNRTLGVIGLGAIGVKVANAARALGMRVIGYDPHITVSNAWQLSSQVEQVLSVNEMAAQADFVTLHVPLNDATRQLINAPLLKNAKPGLILLNFSREGVVDEEALFAALEAGTLKSYVCDFPTNRLKDHPRVIMLPHLGASTGEAEENCAIMVADQVRDYLENGTIHNSVNFPEMVMPRNGGPRLAIVNANVPHMIERISKAISGAGINIMDMLNKSRGDIACTLVDTAASVPEAAVVQIADIEGVLGVRVL, encoded by the coding sequence ATGTACAAGATTCTGACTCTCAACAGCATCAGCGTTTCCGGTCTGGAACGCCTACCCCGCGACCGCTACGAGATCGCTTCCGAAATCCAGCACCCTGACGCTGTGCTGCTGCGCTCATTCGCCATGCACGAGTGGCCGATTCCCGCCAGCCTCAAGGCCGTGGGCCGCGCCGGCGCTGGCGTCAACAACATTCCGGTGCCGCAGATGACCGCCAAGGGCATCTGCGTGTTCAACGCCCCCGGCGCCAACGCCAACGCGGTCAAGGAACTGGTGCTGGCCGGCATGTTGCTGGCGGCCCGCAACATCTGCCCGGCCTGGGATTACACCCGCAAGTTGCAAGGCAGCGACGCCGAACTCTCCAAACAGGTCGAAGCGGGCAAGAAAAATTTCGTCGGCATCGAGCTGCCCAACCGCACCCTGGGGGTGATCGGATTGGGGGCCATCGGCGTCAAGGTCGCCAACGCCGCCCGCGCGCTGGGGATGCGGGTGATCGGCTACGATCCGCACATCACCGTCAGCAACGCCTGGCAACTCTCCTCGCAGGTCGAGCAGGTGTTGAGCGTCAACGAGATGGCGGCACAGGCCGATTTCGTCACGCTGCACGTGCCGCTGAACGACGCCACCCGGCAGCTGATCAACGCGCCGCTGCTGAAGAACGCCAAGCCCGGCCTGATTCTGCTGAACTTTTCGCGCGAGGGCGTGGTGGATGAGGAAGCGCTGTTTGCGGCGCTGGAAGCGGGCACGCTGAAATCTTATGTCTGCGATTTTCCGACCAACCGGCTCAAGGATCACCCACGGGTCATCATGCTGCCGCATCTGGGCGCTTCCACCGGTGAGGCCGAGGAAAACTGTGCGATCATGGTGGCCGATCAGGTGCGCGACTATCTGGAAAACGGCACCATCCACAATTCCGTCAACTTTCCGGAAATGGTGATGCCGCGCAACGGCGGCCCGCGGCTGGCCATCGTCAACGCCAACGTCCCGCACATGATCGAGCGCATCTCCAAGGCGATATCCGGGGCCGGCATCAACATCATGGATATGCTCAACAAATCGCGCGGCGACATCGCCTGCACCTTGGTGGACACCGCCGCTTCGGTACCGGAAGCAGCGGTGGTGCAAATCGCCGATATCGAGGGCGTGCTGGGCGTGCGAGTGCTCTAG
- a CDS encoding DUF4124 domain-containing protein, whose translation MWGCLAAWWVLGLAAQAQVYKWTDGEGRVHYSNTAPPADAPSPQTLDVPSQPTPTGKVDNVRDLQRATRELRELRALNRGVPVGELDRPLAGRKAGKAKEPPYIGYEDRARIDNLNSDIRRLAASTLGTSASRARELRALKDELRQIYQKYGIKYR comes from the coding sequence TTGTGGGGCTGTCTCGCGGCTTGGTGGGTGCTGGGTTTAGCGGCCCAGGCTCAAGTTTATAAATGGACCGATGGCGAGGGCCGGGTTCACTACAGCAACACGGCCCCGCCCGCCGACGCCCCGTCCCCGCAAACCCTGGATGTGCCATCGCAGCCTACCCCGACCGGCAAGGTCGATAACGTCCGTGACTTGCAGCGAGCCACGCGCGAACTGCGCGAACTGCGCGCGCTAAACCGAGGGGTGCCGGTCGGTGAGCTCGACCGCCCGCTGGCCGGGAGGAAGGCCGGTAAGGCCAAGGAGCCGCCTTATATCGGCTACGAGGATCGCGCCAGGATCGACAATCTCAACAGCGACATCCGGCGGCTGGCTGCTTCGACCCTCGGAACCTCGGCCAGCCGCGCTCGCGAACTGCGCGCGCTCAAGGACGAGCTACGCCAGATTTACCAAAAATACGGCATCAAGTATCGGTAG
- a CDS encoding trypsin-like serine protease, with protein sequence MKARPMMMGMALSFVATLAVAGDDSARGASGQGPVTGSEERPAVPAAKNLNPRPGYWTPERYRNARPMPLPSGDDALPQAMPDEAPGNRIDPMPAAGESRSGQPPLLDAPEREPLEKRLYVPDESRSDNAGPQATAPTQQRAKTTAIPLDVGVGRAYFSSQPLVPVAADREYPYAAIGQLFFTIPGEGGFACSGTVVSPRLVLTAGHCVHSGANGEQGWFADFEFVPAYRDGVAPFSNWKASAAFVTGPWYNGKGNVPNSADYALLEMDDQLVGGVSRRIGEVVGFLGYQTNSLNPNHAHLIGYPSAFDNGERMHQVTAQSYRGDRRYNTVLYGSDMNEGSSGGPWIMNFGPAAAGQTGADDPARNRIIGVTSYGFQTTELQGSSTLDGNFTSLLNKGCARRDGNC encoded by the coding sequence ATGAAAGCACGACCGATGATGATGGGAATGGCCTTGTCGTTCGTCGCCACGCTGGCCGTGGCCGGGGACGACAGCGCGCGGGGCGCTTCCGGGCAAGGGCCCGTAACCGGTTCTGAAGAGCGCCCAGCCGTTCCGGCGGCGAAGAACTTGAACCCTCGGCCAGGGTATTGGACGCCCGAGCGCTATCGCAACGCGCGGCCCATGCCGCTGCCCTCGGGCGACGATGCGCTTCCTCAAGCGATGCCGGATGAAGCACCGGGCAATCGGATCGACCCGATGCCCGCGGCGGGTGAATCCCGGTCCGGCCAACCTCCACTGCTGGACGCGCCCGAGCGGGAACCTTTGGAAAAGCGGTTGTACGTTCCCGATGAAAGCCGCTCCGATAACGCGGGGCCGCAAGCGACTGCGCCGACCCAACAACGGGCTAAAACCACCGCGATCCCACTGGATGTGGGAGTCGGGCGCGCCTATTTCAGCAGTCAGCCGCTGGTGCCGGTGGCGGCCGATCGCGAATACCCTTACGCCGCCATCGGCCAGTTGTTTTTCACGATTCCCGGCGAGGGGGGATTTGCCTGTTCCGGTACGGTGGTATCTCCCCGTTTGGTGCTGACGGCCGGGCATTGCGTGCATTCGGGCGCCAACGGCGAGCAAGGCTGGTTCGCCGATTTTGAATTCGTGCCCGCCTATCGCGACGGAGTCGCGCCATTTTCCAACTGGAAAGCCTCAGCGGCGTTCGTGACGGGCCCCTGGTACAACGGCAAAGGCAACGTACCCAACAGCGCGGACTACGCCTTACTCGAAATGGACGATCAACTGGTAGGCGGCGTTTCTCGGCGAATCGGTGAAGTCGTCGGTTTTTTAGGGTACCAAACCAACAGTCTTAACCCCAATCACGCCCATCTCATCGGCTATCCGTCCGCCTTTGACAACGGCGAAAGAATGCACCAAGTCACCGCGCAAAGTTACCGCGGAGACAGAAGATACAATACCGTACTCTACGGTTCAGATATGAACGAAGGCTCCAGCGGCGGCCCTTGGATCATGAATTTCGGACCGGCCGCCGCCGGCCAGACCGGCGCCGACGATCCCGCGCGCAACCGGATTATCGGCGTGACCTCCTATGGCTTTCAAACCACGGAGCTGCAAGGCAGCTCGACGCTCGATGGCAATTTTACCTCGCTGCTGAACAAAGGATGTGCCCGGCGCGACGGGAATTGTTAG
- a CDS encoding glycosyl transferase: MSVALFSYARPPEGQTISNGCYTAFLTTAGTGYSSWGELALTRWSADPTEDADGFFLYLRDLDSGVFWSMGQPALKAPTASGSRLGVEPIELARQDEGIEARLEICVPAQHDLELRRVTLRNLSDRPRRIELTSYAEIVLNAPSADAAHPAFSKIFIQTEWAAATRALLARRRPRVPDEPACWLVHALAGHDRASPAPQYETDRARFIGRGYTLAAPRALAVSDPLSGTVGNVLDPIASLRHTVALAAGSEARLTFLLGAAADRETALALAARYAETAAVEAAFQAVTADPRAPVPWQTYERPSAPLNEPEGWRDDSQATLSADEALQFWNGYGGFSADGREYVIRIQPDATGRLRLPPQPWTNVIANPHFGFLTSETGAGYTWSQNSRENRLTPWYNDPVLDPHGEALYLRDEDSGAAWSLQPGPIPQPVAYEVRHGFGYSRYRQISRDLEQELHLFAPRQDPVKLTLIRLRNRSGRPRQLSLFAYSRLVLGVLPTDDTAKLTIAQDSVTGALLAENQNREFAGRLAFAASLQTGTPLYVTGDRASFLGQHGNPSRPAALLHAKTLDGRLGADLDPCFALQATIRLEPGAALEHVFLLGEADHREHAIYLIDRYRADGAALEALADVQTFWRDRLERVQIQTPTPAVDLMVNGWLAYQTLACRLWGRSAFYQSGGAFGFRDQLQDAAALLYHDPELIRQQLLLNAAHQFQEGDVLHWWHPPSDCGIRTRFSDDLLWLPWLASFYARATGDWSLFGEPARFLTARSLEPGEDEAFLRPEESGETANLYEHCCRALDRSLTQGAHGLPLMGTGDWNDGMNRVGREGRGESVWMGFFLYAILGDFIPVCGQHGDFNRARRYAAFRTHLATALNEHAWDGAWYRRAWYDDGAVLGSAASDECRIDALAQAWAVISKAAPWERAESALDAVERHLISERDGLIRLLAPPFENTAHDPGYIKGYVAGVRENGGQYTHAALWVVRALAELGRRDQAARLLEMLSPISRARTPEQVANYRVEPFVVAADIYGVAPHVGRGGWTWYTGSAGWMLRVMLESILGLELNEGRTLRLRPCIPDDWPGFQLHYRLPDDEAIYEIEVRNPERNAKRVAAVQIDEREGLIEYGAACIPIVQDGARHEVVVTLAGALSPPR, from the coding sequence ATGTCCGTCGCTTTGTTCTCGTATGCTCGCCCTCCCGAGGGCCAAACGATCAGCAACGGCTGTTATACGGCCTTTTTGACCACGGCCGGCACCGGCTATTCCTCATGGGGCGAACTGGCGCTGACCCGCTGGAGCGCCGATCCGACCGAGGATGCGGACGGCTTTTTCCTGTATTTGCGCGACCTGGACAGCGGGGTGTTCTGGTCGATGGGCCAGCCGGCGCTCAAAGCGCCGACGGCCTCGGGCAGCCGGCTCGGCGTGGAACCGATCGAGCTGGCGCGCCAGGATGAGGGCATCGAAGCCCGCTTGGAGATCTGCGTACCCGCGCAACACGATCTCGAATTGCGCCGGGTGACGCTGCGCAACCTCAGCGACCGACCTCGCCGCATAGAGTTGACCAGCTATGCTGAAATCGTGCTGAACGCGCCATCGGCCGATGCCGCCCATCCGGCCTTCTCCAAAATCTTCATTCAAACCGAGTGGGCGGCGGCGACGCGCGCGCTGCTGGCGCGGCGCCGGCCGCGCGTGCCCGATGAGCCCGCCTGCTGGCTGGTGCACGCGTTGGCCGGTCACGATCGCGCCAGCCCCGCCCCGCAGTACGAAACCGATCGCGCTCGGTTCATCGGCCGGGGTTACACGCTGGCCGCGCCGCGCGCCCTAGCGGTCTCCGACCCGCTATCGGGCACGGTCGGCAACGTGCTAGATCCGATTGCCAGCCTGCGCCACACTGTGGCGCTGGCGGCGGGCAGTGAGGCCCGACTGACCTTCCTGCTGGGAGCGGCGGCGGATCGAGAAACCGCTCTGGCGCTGGCGGCGCGCTATGCCGAGACAGCCGCGGTGGAGGCCGCGTTTCAGGCGGTGACGGCCGATCCCCGCGCCCCCGTCCCCTGGCAAACCTACGAACGCCCATCAGCACCCCTGAATGAGCCGGAGGGCTGGCGAGATGATTCCCAGGCGACGCTTTCAGCCGATGAAGCACTGCAATTTTGGAATGGCTACGGCGGCTTTAGCGCCGATGGTCGCGAATACGTCATCCGCATTCAGCCGGACGCCACCGGTCGGCTGCGCTTGCCGCCGCAACCCTGGACCAACGTCATCGCCAATCCCCATTTTGGCTTTCTCACCAGCGAGACCGGCGCCGGTTACACCTGGAGCCAGAACAGCCGCGAAAACCGTCTGACGCCTTGGTACAACGATCCGGTGCTCGACCCGCACGGCGAGGCGCTGTATCTGCGCGATGAGGACAGCGGCGCGGCCTGGTCCTTGCAACCCGGACCGATTCCCCAGCCGGTCGCCTACGAGGTCCGCCACGGTTTCGGCTACAGCCGCTACCGGCAGATCAGCCGCGATCTGGAACAAGAGCTCCACCTGTTCGCGCCGCGTCAAGATCCGGTCAAGCTGACCCTGATCCGCCTGCGCAATCGCAGCGGCCGACCGCGCCAACTGTCGCTCTTTGCCTATTCCCGTCTGGTGCTGGGCGTGCTGCCTACCGATGACACGGCCAAACTCACGATCGCTCAAGACTCGGTGACCGGCGCGCTGCTGGCCGAAAACCAAAACCGGGAATTTGCCGGTCGCCTCGCCTTCGCCGCTTCGCTACAAACCGGCACTCCCCTGTACGTCACCGGAGACCGCGCCTCGTTCCTGGGGCAACACGGCAATCCCAGCCGACCGGCGGCGCTTTTGCACGCCAAGACGCTGGATGGTCGCTTGGGCGCGGACCTCGATCCGTGCTTTGCGCTGCAAGCGACCATCCGCCTGGAACCCGGCGCCGCGCTCGAACACGTTTTTCTGCTGGGCGAAGCCGATCATCGGGAGCACGCTATCTACCTGATCGACCGTTACCGCGCGGACGGGGCCGCGCTTGAGGCCCTGGCCGACGTGCAAACCTTCTGGCGCGACCGGCTGGAACGGGTGCAAATCCAGACACCGACGCCGGCGGTGGATCTGATGGTCAACGGCTGGCTGGCCTATCAAACCCTGGCCTGCCGGCTTTGGGGCCGGTCGGCTTTTTATCAGTCGGGCGGCGCGTTCGGTTTTCGCGATCAGTTGCAGGACGCCGCCGCGCTGCTCTACCACGACCCCGAACTGATCCGCCAGCAACTGCTGTTGAATGCGGCGCATCAGTTCCAGGAGGGTGACGTGCTGCATTGGTGGCACCCTCCCAGCGATTGCGGCATCCGCACCCGCTTCAGCGACGACCTGCTATGGCTGCCGTGGTTGGCCTCTTTCTACGCCCGCGCCACCGGCGATTGGAGCCTGTTCGGCGAGCCGGCGCGCTTTCTGACGGCGCGGTCGCTCGAACCCGGCGAGGATGAAGCGTTTCTGCGGCCGGAAGAGTCCGGTGAAACCGCCAATCTGTACGAACATTGCTGCCGGGCCTTGGATCGTTCGTTGACCCAAGGCGCTCACGGTTTGCCGTTGATGGGAACGGGCGACTGGAACGATGGCATGAATCGGGTCGGTCGCGAGGGTCGGGGCGAAAGCGTTTGGATGGGATTTTTTCTGTACGCGATCCTCGGCGATTTCATACCGGTGTGCGGCCAGCATGGCGATTTCAACCGGGCGCGACGCTATGCGGCGTTCCGCACCCATCTGGCCACCGCGCTCAACGAGCACGCCTGGGATGGCGCATGGTATCGCCGCGCCTGGTACGACGACGGCGCGGTGTTGGGTTCCGCCGCCAGCGACGAATGCCGGATCGACGCGCTGGCGCAAGCTTGGGCGGTGATATCCAAGGCCGCGCCCTGGGAGCGCGCCGAATCGGCGCTGGATGCGGTCGAGCGGCACCTGATTTCAGAACGGGACGGTTTGATTCGCTTGCTCGCGCCGCCGTTCGAGAACACGGCGCACGATCCCGGCTACATCAAGGGTTACGTGGCCGGCGTGCGCGAGAACGGCGGTCAGTATACCCATGCAGCCTTGTGGGTGGTGCGGGCGCTGGCCGAACTGGGCCGGCGCGATCAGGCGGCGCGGCTGCTGGAAATGCTGAGTCCGATCAGCCGCGCCCGCACGCCCGAACAAGTCGCCAACTATCGGGTCGAGCCCTTCGTGGTCGCCGCCGACATCTACGGCGTGGCCCCGCACGTCGGGCGCGGCGGCTGGACTTGGTATACCGGCTCGGCGGGCTGGATGCTGCGGGTGATGCTGGAATCCATTCTGGGCCTGGAGTTGAATGAGGGCCGGACTTTGCGGTTGCGACCCTGCATTCCCGATGATTGGCCGGGGTTTCAGCTGCATTATCGATTGCCGGATGATGAAGCGATTTACGAGATCGAGGTTCGCAATCCCGAGCGGAACGCGAAACGGGTGGCGGCGGTACAAATCGATGAGCGGGAGGGGCTCATCGAATATGGCGCGGCCTGTATTCCAATAGTCCAGGATGGCGCCCGCCACGAGGTGGTGGTGACGCTGGCCGGCGCGCTTTCCCCGCCCAGGTAG